In one Alnus glutinosa chromosome 12, dhAlnGlut1.1, whole genome shotgun sequence genomic region, the following are encoded:
- the LOC133851002 gene encoding thiosulfate sulfurtransferase 16, chloroplastic-like, whose translation MVVKPFVSSACFTGFSLPPVLCPPHLNQRCLLSSSANPQRCSIGSNRKVSNFRIPKSGLRGNLASTGVPTSVPVRVAHELFQAGHRYLDVRTPEEFSAGHASGAINIPYMYRVGSGMVKNPNFLAEVSSHFGKYDEIIVGCQIGKRSFMAATDLLAAGFSGITDIAGGYAAWTQNGLPTQM comes from the exons aTGGTGGTAAAGCCGTTTGTTTCCTCTGCTTGCTTCACTGGGTTTTCACTTCCACCAGTTCTTTGCCCTCCTCATCTCAATCAAAG GTGTTTACTTTCATCATCGGCGAATCCGCAGCGATGTAGCATTGGGAGTAACCGAAAAGTTTCCAACTTCAG AATTCCGAAGTCTGGCCTGAGAGGGAACTTGGCGTCCACCGGAGTTCCGACGTCGGTTCCAGTCCGTGTTGCGCACGAGTTATTTCAAGCTGGACACCGATATTTGGACGTCAG GACTCCAGAGGAGTTCAGTGCAGGACATGCCTCTGGGGCTATTAACATCCCTTACATGTACAGAGTTGGATCAG GGATGGTAAAGAACCCCAACTTTCTGGCAGAAGTATCATCCCATTTTGGAAAATACGATGAAATTATTGTT GGTTGCCAGATTGGGAAAAGGTCGTTCATGGCTGCCACTGATCTATTAGCTGCT GGTTTTAGTGGAATTACAGACATAGCTGGTGGGTATGCTGCATGGACACAGAATGGACTTCCAACACAAATGTGA
- the LOC133883116 gene encoding thiol-disulfide oxidoreductase LTO1 codes for MASLVSLSSPPFLSLKCPPRSISCYSQGRIDFAKNGWGCRRLLVLPAKCSSPGPSGQDADSEAETSTSVSSFSSLSASNLTYKWCAGLGGIGFVETTYLTYLKITNSDAFCPTGGGSCGDILKSDYAVVFGIPLPLIGMVAYGLVAALGLQLTRKNLPFGMSESNGRLILLGSTTSMAAASSYFLYILVTKFSGASCSYCLMSALLSFSLFFITLKEYQLQEIQKVVGLQLCIASLVFVTLNNSYSTSQPVSTSLAELNLPYFTTEITTTSSSFALSLAKHMRSVGAKMYGAFWCSHCVEQKQKFGREAAKLLDYVECFPDGYKKGTTMIKACTDAGIEGFPMWVINGQVLSGEHELSELAQASGFQFNEFSEPT; via the exons ATGGCCAGCTTGGTGAGCCTATCATCTCCTCCATTCTTGTCTCTGAAATGTCCACCTCGTTCCATTTCATGTTACTCCCAAGGCAGAATTGATTTCGCCAAGAACGGTTGGGGTTGCAGGAGACTTCTGGTGCTTCCGGCGAAGTGCTCGAGTCCGGGGCCGAGTGGTCAAGATGCCGATTCGGAAGCTGAAACGTCGACGTCCgtgtcttctttttcttctttgtctgCGAGCAATTTGACATACAAATGGTGTGCGGGGCTTGGAGGCATAGGCTTTGTTGAGACGACGTACTTGACGTACCTCAAGATCACGAATTCCGATGCCTTTTGCCCGACCGGAGGAGGCAGTTGCGGCGACATCCTCAAAAGCGATTACGCCGTCGTTTTTG GTATTCCTCTTCCATTGATAGGAATGGTTGCATATGGGTTAGTTGCGGCACTTGGTCTACAGTTGACAAGAAAGAATCTTCCCTTTGGAATGAGTGAATCCAATGGTCGTTTAATTCTACTTGGAAGCACTACCTCCATGGCAGCTGCCAGTTcgtattttttgtatattctaGTAACAAAATTTTCAGGAGCGTCATGCTCATACTGTCTAATGTCAGCTTTGTTGTCGTTCAGCTTATTTTTCATCACTCTAAAG GAATATCAATTGCAAGAGATACAAAAAGTGGTGGGTTTACAGCTATGTATAGCTAGCTTGGTATTCGTGACCCTAAACAACTCATACAGTACTTCTCAACCTGTCTCCACAAG CCTGGCCGAACTTAACCTGCCATACTTTACAACTGAGATCACAACAACTTCAAGTTCTTTTGCTCTTTCTCTTGCAAAGCATATGCGCTCTGTGGGAGCTAAAATGTATGGGGCTTTCTGGTGTTCACATTGTGTAGAACAAAAACAG AAGTTTGGACGAGAGGCAGCGAAGCTGTTGGACTATGTGGAATGCTTCCCTGATGGATATAAGAAAGGAACAACAATGATAAAGGCATGCACAGATGCTGGAATTGAAGGTTTCCCGATGTGGGTGATTAATGGTCAG GTTTTGAGTGGTGAACACGAATTGTCAGAGCTGGCACAGGCATCTGGGTTTCAGTTCAATGAATTTAGTGAGCCCACTTAG
- the LOC133852067 gene encoding uncharacterized protein LOC133852067, which translates to MCTHMSQAEQEQLIEKLEIFQIKGRDKRNRKILRIIGKFFSARNLSVDVVKKYLEERVYPKLGKRPFSVLYVHTGVQRCENFSGISALRSIYEGVPISVKENLEAVYFVHPALQARLFLATFGRLLFSGGLYGKLRYVSRLDLLWEHVRRNEIEIPDFVHDHDEDLEYRPTMDYGLESDHPRVYGAPAVDSP; encoded by the exons atgtgtactcACATGTCCCAAGCCGAGCAAGAACAACTCATCGAGAAGCTCGAGATCTTCCAGATCAAAGGCAGAGACAAACGTAACCGCAAGATCCTTCGCATCATCGGAAAATTCTTCTCCG CTCGGAATTTGAGTGTCGACGTAGTGAAGAAGTATTTGGAGGAGAGGGTGTACCCAAAGCTGGGGAAGAGGCCGTTTTCGGTGTTGTACGTGCACACAGGTGTGCAAAGGTGCGAGAATTTTTCGGGAATCTCAGCCCTACGATCAATCTACGAGGGGGTCCCGATCAGCGTCAAGGAGAATCTGGAGGCCGTGTATTTTGTCCACCCAGCCCTACAGGCCAGGCTCTTCCTCGCCACCTTTGGTCGCCTTCTCTTCAGCGGCGG GTTGTATGGGAAGCTAAGGTACGTGAGTAGGCTTGATTTGCTGTGGGAACACGTGAGGAGGAACGAGATTGAGATCCCCGATTTTGTGCATGATCATGATGAAGACTTGGAGTACCGTCCGACGATGGATTATGGGTTGGAGAGCGATCACCCTAGGGTCTACGGTGCACCCGCGGTCGATTCACCATAA
- the LOC133852257 gene encoding F-box protein At2g26160-like: protein MGERVVEWSGLPKELLEMIGKSLDTRVDVLRFRSVCSSWRSSTPHSHAHSPRFPLKFPSPYIALESASMSRTPVHLCESTLYLLQPLNPFPTSTSSCCSKGWLINVQESNSGKLRLLDPLSHRYIGYFPLDYAKMLNLVSFRIVELSKAYTLRDQIVIGPTSKRERKCILSYRFAHGVKKAVLFPNSAWTSADECVVFVIFHGGKLACAKFGDEEWTFVDDGIHDDIIVYKGQLYVVCRLGIVSRIEYPSSNLVQFSPRLHGSICHKHLVESCGDLYVVDRHAYLGRLHTFDIKVYKLDAERGQWGSVTSLGDRAFVLGTASSFSVSAQEFFGYQGNCIYFTDYQSKSCVFKLKDHSIGRLAFFTEHSHPFCPPPTWLSPTNPRSSTC, encoded by the coding sequence ATGGGTGAGAGAGTGGTGGAGTGGTCGGGTCTTCCAAAGGAACTTTTGGAGATGATCGGCAAAAGCCTCGACACCCGTGTCGATGTTCTCCGATTTCGCAGCGTCTGTAGCTCCTGGCGTTCCTCTACCCCTCACTCTCACGCTCACTCTCCTCGCTTCCCTCTCAAATTTCCTTCTCCCTATATTGCGCTCGAGTCAGCGTCAATGTCAAGAACGCCAGTTCATCTCTGCGAAAGCACTCTCTATCTTCTTCAACCGCTAAATCCATTTCCAACTTCAACTTCTTCTTGTTGTAGCAAGGGCTGGTTGATCAATGTCCAAGAGTCAAATTCGGGCAAATTGCGTCTTTTAGATCCGCTCTCCCACCGCTATATCGGCTACTTTCCTCTTGATTACGCGAAGATGTTGAACTTGGTGAGCTTCCGGATCGTCGAATTAAGCAAAGCGTATACGCTTAGAGATCAAATTGTCATCGGACCGACAtcaaaaagggaaagaaaatgtATACTCAGTTACCGATTTGCTCATGGCGTGAAAAAAGCAGTGCTGTTCCCGAATTCAGCATGGACTAGTGCAGACGAGTGTGTGGTTTTCGTGATCTTTCACGGCGGGAAATTGGCTTGCGCAAAATTTGGGGATGAGGAATGGACGTTTGTGGATGATGGGATTCATGATGATATTATTGTATACAAGGGCCAACTCTATGTTGTGTGTAGATTAGGAATAGTTTCACGGATCGAATATCCATCGTCAAATTTGGTACAGTTTTCGCCTCGGCTACATGGTTCCATTTGCCATAAGCATTTGGTGGAGTCGTGTGGAGATCTTTATGTTGTTGATAGACACGCATATCTTGGTAGATTGCATACATTTGATATCAAAGTGTATAAGCTGGATGCAGAGCGAGGTCAATGGGGTTCGGTGACAAGCTTGGGTGATCGAGCGTTTGTCTTGGGAACTgcttcttctttctctgtttcaGCTCAAGAATTTTTTGGATATCAAGGGAATTGCATTTACTTCACTGATTATCAAAGTAAAAgttgtgttttcaaattaaagGATCACAGCATTGGCCGTTTAGCATTTTTCACGGAGCATTCTCATCCATTCTGTCCTCCCCCAACTTGGCTTAGCCCTACCAATCCACGTTCTTCTACTTGTTGA